In Mycobacterium tuberculosis H37Rv, a single window of DNA contains:
- a CDS encoding acyltransferase: MGPADESGAPIRPQTPHRHTVLVTNGQVVGGTRGFLPAVEGMRACAAVGVVVTHVAFQTGHSSGVGGRLFGRFDLAVAVFFAVSGFLLWRGHAAAARDLRSHPRTGPYLRSRVARIMPAYVVAVVVILSLLPDADHASLTVWLANLTLTQIYVPLTLTGGLTQMWSLSVEVAFYAALPVLALLGRRIPVGARVPAIAALAALSWAWGWLPLDAGSGINPLTWPPAFFSWFAAGMLLAEWAYSPVGLPHRWARRRVAMAVTALLGYLVAASPLAGPEGLVPGTAAQFAVKTAMGSLVAFALVAPLVLDRPDTSHRLLGSPAMVTLGRWSYGLFIWHLAALAMVFPVIGAFPFTGRMPTVLVLTLIFGFAIAAVSYALVESPCREALRRWERRNEPISVGELQADAIAP, encoded by the coding sequence ATGGGCCCGGCGGACGAATCGGGTGCACCGATTCGCCCGCAAACACCTCACAGGCACACTGTGTTGGTGACCAACGGCCAGGTGGTGGGTGGGACCCGTGGCTTTCTGCCCGCCGTCGAGGGAATGCGCGCATGCGCGGCCGTCGGCGTCGTGGTCACTCACGTCGCGTTCCAGACCGGGCACTCTAGCGGTGTGGGCGGGCGGCTGTTCGGCCGCTTCGATCTGGCGGTGGCGGTGTTCTTCGCCGTGTCGGGATTCTTGTTGTGGCGCGGACACGCCGCAGCGGCGCGAGATCTGCGGTCACACCCGCGAACCGGTCCGTATCTGCGATCGCGGGTGGCGCGCATCATGCCGGCCTATGTGGTGGCGGTGGTCGTCATCCTGTCCCTGCTGCCCGACGCGGATCATGCCAGCCTGACCGTGTGGCTGGCCAACCTGACGCTCACCCAGATCTATGTGCCGCTGACCCTGACCGGCGGCCTGACCCAGATGTGGAGCCTGTCCGTGGAGGTCGCCTTCTATGCGGCGCTGCCGGTCTTAGCGTTGCTGGGCCGCCGAATTCCGGTCGGTGCCCGAGTGCCGGCGATCGCGGCGCTGGCGGCGCTCAGCTGGGCGTGGGGCTGGCTCCCGTTGGACGCCGGGTCGGGGATCAACCCGTTGACCTGGCCGCCGGCGTTCTTCTCGTGGTTCGCCGCGGGAATGTTGCTGGCGGAGTGGGCCTACAGCCCGGTCGGGTTGCCGCATCGGTGGGCGCGCCGCCGCGTGGCGATGGCGGTTACCGCGCTGCTGGGTTACCTGGTGGCGGCCTCGCCGTTGGCGGGTCCGGAGGGCCTGGTTCCGGGCACGGCGGCACAATTCGCGGTGAAGACCGCGATGGGCTCGCTGGTAGCGTTCGCGCTGGTGGCGCCGCTGGTGCTGGACCGGCCCGACACGTCGCACCGGCTGCTGGGCAGCCCCGCGATGGTGACCCTGGGCCGTTGGTCCTATGGCCTGTTCATCTGGCATCTGGCCGCGCTGGCCATGGTGTTTCCCGTGATCGGAGCGTTCCCGTTTACCGGGCGAATGCCGACGGTGCTGGTGTTGACGCTGATCTTCGGTTTCGCGATCGCCGCGGTCAGCTACGCCCTGGTCGAGTCGCCCTGCCGGGAAGCGTTGCGCCGCTGGGAGCGCCGCAACGAACCCATATCGGTCGGCGAACTTCAGGCGGACGCGATTGCACCCTGA
- the php gene encoding phosphotriesterase, with the protein MPELNTARGPIDTADLGVTLMHEHVFIMTTEIAQNYPEAWGDEDKRVAGAIARLGELKARGVDTIVDLTVIGLGRYIPRIARVAAATELNIVVATGLYTYNDVPFYFHYLGPGAQLDGPEIMTDMFVRDIEHGIADTGIKAGILKCATDEPGLTPGVERVLRAVAQAHKRTGAPISTHTHAGLRRGLDQQRIFAEEGVDLSRVVIGHCGDSTDVGYLEELIAAGSYLGMDRFGVDVISPFQDRVNIVARMCERGHADKMVLSHDACCYFDALPEELVPVAMPNWHYLHIHNDVIPALKQHGVTDEQLHTMLVDNPRRIFERQGGYQ; encoded by the coding sequence GTGCCAGAACTAAATACCGCTCGCGGACCCATCGACACCGCTGATCTCGGCGTCACGCTGATGCACGAGCACGTCTTCATCATGACCACCGAGATTGCGCAGAACTACCCGGAAGCCTGGGGCGACGAGGACAAGCGGGTGGCCGGCGCCATCGCCCGGCTAGGCGAACTCAAGGCCCGCGGCGTGGACACCATCGTCGACCTCACGGTGATCGGGCTGGGCCGATACATCCCGCGCATCGCCCGGGTGGCCGCGGCCACCGAGCTGAACATCGTCGTGGCCACCGGCTTGTACACCTACAACGACGTCCCGTTCTACTTCCACTACCTCGGGCCGGGCGCACAGCTGGACGGCCCGGAGATCATGACCGACATGTTCGTCCGCGACATCGAGCACGGCATCGCCGACACCGGCATCAAGGCGGGAATCCTCAAGTGCGCCACCGACGAACCCGGCCTCACCCCTGGTGTCGAGCGGGTGTTGCGCGCGGTCGCCCAAGCACACAAACGCACCGGGGCGCCGATCTCCACCCACACCCACGCCGGGCTGCGGCGCGGCCTTGACCAGCAACGCATCTTCGCCGAGGAGGGGGTGGACCTGAGCCGGGTGGTTATCGGACACTGCGGCGACAGCACCGACGTCGGCTACCTGGAAGAGCTCATCGCCGCCGGCTCCTACCTCGGGATGGACCGGTTCGGCGTCGACGTGATCTCACCGTTTCAGGACCGGGTGAACATCGTGGCCCGAATGTGCGAGCGCGGCCATGCCGACAAGATGGTGCTATCACACGACGCCTGCTGCTATTTCGACGCGCTTCCCGAGGAGCTGGTGCCGGTGGCGATGCCGAATTGGCATTACCTCCACATCCACAACGACGTCATCCCCGCACTGAAGCAGCACGGCGTCACCGACGAGCAGCTGCACACCATGCTCGTCGACAACCCGCGCCGCATCTTCGAGCGGCAGGGCGGCTATCAGTGA
- the fadE4 gene encoding acyl-CoA dehydrogenase FadE4: MLLNPNHLTRKYPDRRSGEIMAATVDFFESRGKARLKHDDHERIWYSDFLDFVGRERIFASLLTPASYGADDCRWDTYRISEFAEIMGFYGLSYWYPFQVTALGLGPIWMSANEDAKRKAAAGLEAGEVFAFGLSEQTHGADVYQTDMILTPSDGGWTANGEKYYIGNANVARMVSTFGKIAGTPESQEYVFFVADSQHERYDLIKNVVNSQNYVANYALRDYPVTEADILHRGAEAFHAALNTVNVCKYNLGWGAIGMCTHALYESVTHAANRHLYGTVVTDFSHVRRLLTDAYVRLIAMKLVASRASDYMRSASAADRRYLLYSPLTKAKVTSEGERVITALWDVIAAKGVEKDTFFETVAREIGLLPRLEGTVHINIGLLGKFMPNYLFAPDSTLPVIPRRDDAADDAFLFAQGPTGGLGKVRFHDWRASFDTCAHLPNVALLREQVDVFAELLASATPDAAQQKDIDFAFGVGQLFANVPYAQLILEEARLSGVDEALIDEIFGVLVRDFNTHAVELHGRSATTAEQARFAMRMVRRPVHDPARYDQIWKDHVLALNGAYQMAP; the protein is encoded by the coding sequence ATGCTGCTCAACCCCAACCATTTGACACGCAAATACCCAGACCGTCGCTCCGGGGAGATCATGGCCGCGACGGTGGACTTCTTCGAGTCCAGGGGGAAGGCCCGGCTCAAGCACGACGACCACGAGCGGATCTGGTACTCGGACTTCCTGGACTTCGTCGGGCGGGAACGCATCTTTGCTTCCCTACTGACGCCGGCCTCCTATGGCGCCGATGATTGCCGCTGGGACACCTACCGGATCAGCGAGTTCGCCGAGATCATGGGCTTCTACGGGCTGAGCTACTGGTACCCCTTCCAGGTGACCGCCCTAGGCCTGGGCCCGATCTGGATGAGCGCCAACGAGGACGCCAAGCGCAAGGCCGCCGCGGGGCTCGAGGCCGGCGAAGTGTTCGCCTTCGGCCTGTCCGAACAGACCCACGGCGCCGACGTCTATCAGACCGACATGATCCTTACCCCCAGCGACGGCGGCTGGACCGCCAACGGCGAGAAGTACTACATCGGCAACGCCAACGTGGCCCGGATGGTCTCCACCTTCGGCAAGATCGCCGGCACCCCAGAAAGCCAGGAGTACGTCTTCTTCGTCGCCGACTCCCAGCACGAGCGGTATGACCTGATCAAGAATGTGGTGAACTCGCAGAACTATGTGGCCAATTACGCGCTGCGCGATTACCCGGTCACCGAGGCCGACATCCTGCATCGTGGCGCCGAAGCCTTCCACGCCGCCCTCAACACGGTCAACGTCTGCAAGTACAACCTGGGTTGGGGTGCCATCGGAATGTGCACCCACGCCCTCTACGAGTCGGTCACCCACGCGGCCAACCGTCACCTGTACGGCACTGTGGTGACCGACTTCAGCCACGTGCGGCGGCTGCTCACCGACGCCTACGTGCGGCTAATTGCGATGAAGCTGGTCGCCAGCCGGGCCAGCGACTACATGCGCAGCGCGTCGGCCGCCGACCGTCGCTACCTGCTCTACAGCCCGCTGACCAAGGCGAAGGTCACCAGCGAAGGCGAGCGGGTCATCACCGCCCTGTGGGACGTCATTGCGGCCAAAGGGGTGGAAAAGGACACGTTTTTCGAGACCGTGGCTCGCGAGATTGGCCTGCTGCCCAGGTTGGAAGGCACCGTGCACATCAACATCGGGCTACTCGGCAAATTCATGCCCAACTACCTGTTCGCTCCCGACTCCACGCTGCCGGTCATCCCGCGTCGCGACGACGCCGCCGATGACGCGTTCCTGTTTGCCCAGGGACCCACCGGGGGCTTGGGTAAGGTGCGTTTCCACGACTGGCGCGCGTCATTTGACACCTGCGCGCATCTGCCTAATGTCGCACTGCTGCGCGAGCAAGTCGACGTGTTCGCCGAGCTGCTGGCCAGCGCCACCCCGGACGCGGCACAGCAGAAGGATATCGACTTTGCCTTCGGCGTGGGACAACTCTTCGCGAACGTGCCCTATGCCCAGCTCATTTTGGAGGAGGCCCGGCTATCTGGTGTCGACGAGGCCTTGATCGACGAGATCTTCGGCGTACTGGTTCGGGACTTCAACACCCATGCCGTCGAGCTGCACGGCAGGTCCGCCACGACAGCCGAACAGGCTCGGTTCGCCATGCGAATGGTCCGTCGGCCGGTGCACGATCCCGCCCGCTACGACCAGATCTGGAAGGACCACGTGCTCGCGCTCAACGGCGCATATCAAATGGCACCATAG